From a single Mycosarcoma maydis chromosome 2, whole genome shotgun sequence genomic region:
- a CDS encoding uncharacterized protein (related to DNA Polymerase iota (POLI)), whose translation MTGSSPSISSSKNYLNSNASSSFRSGAIDPSPSRQTKRQRLSPTKSIVDREPLPSLASRVIIALDLDAFYVSACRKRDPSLVGIPIGIQQKALVATISYEARAAGVGKLDSIKDALKKCPDMILVNGEDLTYFRQVSSQVWRLVRSIVWEKRVEKLGMDELFCDVTEMVDHHLSTLDKVKEATRWFDLNAPKHSQRMDDYGFEYQAWPADPPGHLHPSDAAEYLKQNEPDWWQQRMLVAARLAYYMRQRISDEVGLTCSAGIAPSKSLAKLVGALNKPNQQTAFCPPVVGLVSDRCKRANSIELTLERHVTAFMDPLDLRKLPGFGRVVVDKIRDHLNHDSNASAEQSNRNRQTVSSLVEPIGLSDDEEEKVKVKVFVGAARKMLSLEAMVELFGEVIGPRLWALVNGRDAEPVIPAPDFPLQLSIEDTYPYPSLRGPTIHAEIGRLSLSLLRRLELELTTRDSTLQEQPKPLSQETTIKNEVVTIRDYQEQPPAAAAVKAGWLRYPLKVRLSVRQGWNNRVSKQTKMPVEIFELDQPTEIRAAAIEKACRGLLRALIGGDNVIGEGMNLINIAALELSEKRPQRALGSFFASAPTSAEGKSGRKRMNGRADIDEAILASLPRELRDEIAKEYGIELALTTRPVADEAIGDSTGSATDQAMGKAFLTAGLICSICGEAMEIWMQHDHEQYPLSGLPAQALPSCSPESFVSGSEAVAGTDTDEQVLEELFEPDSDLVQCERCDDWLKPFMVVAHRRFHELQHNS comes from the coding sequence ATGACAGGGAGTAGCCCTTCCATTTCATCTTCGAAGAACTACTTGAACAGCAACGCGAGCAGTAGCTTTCGGAGCGGAGCCATCGATCCTTCCCCTTCGAGACAGACCAAGCGTCAACGTCTCTCGCCCACGAAATCGATAGTTGATCGCGAGCCGCTGCCCTCGCTTGCGTCTCGAGTGATCATCGCTCTCGACTTGGACGCGTTCTATGTCTCTGCCTGTCGGAAGAGAGACCCGTCTCTCGTTGGCATCCCCATTGGCATTCAGCAAAAGGCGCTTGTAGCTACTATCAGCTACGAAGCGCGGGCAGCAGGCGtcggcaagcttgacaGCATCAAGGATGCACTCAAAAAGTGTCCAGACATGATTCTCGTCAACGGAGAAGATCTCACCTACTTTCGACAGGTCTCGAGTCAAGTGTGGCGACTGGTCAGGTCCATTGTCTGGGAAAAGCGAGTCGAGAAGCTTGGCATGGATGAGTTGTTTTGCGACGTgaccgagatggtcgaTCACCACCTCTCCACCCTCGACAAAGTCAAAGAAGCGACAAGATGGTTTGACCTGAACGCGCCTAAACATAGTCAACGAATGGACGACTATGGATTCGAGTATCAAGCTTGGCCCGCGGATCCCCCGGGACATCTTCACCCGAGTGATGCTGCAGAGTACTTGAAGCAAAATGAGCCGGAttggtggcagcagcgcatgCTCGTGGCCGCAAGACTAGCTTACTACATGAGGCAAAGGATATCGGATGAAGTCGGGCTCACTTGCTCCGCCGGGATCGCCCCAAGCAAGTCGCTGGCAAAGCTAGTGGGGGCATTAAATAAGCCGAACCAACAGACTGCATTCTGCCCTCCGGTCGTTGGACTCGTCTCGGACCGTTGCAAGCGCGCCAATTCCATCGAACTCACCCTTGAGCGGCATGTTACTGCCTTCATGGACCCTTTGGACCTTCGTAAGCTGCCAGGCTTCGGTCGCGTAGTCGTTGACAAGATCCGAGATCATCTCAACCATGATTCAAATGCGtcagcagagcagagcaacaGGAACAGGCAAACGGTTTCAAGCTTGGTGGAGCCGATAGGCTTGTCtgatgatgaagaggaGAAGGTCAAAGTCAAGGTTTTTGTTGGCGCTGCGCGGAAGATGCTGTCCCTGGAAGCGATGGTGGAGTTGTTCGGCGAAGTAATCGGACCGAGGCTGTGGGCTTTGGTGAACGGTCGCGATGCAGAGCCGGTGATTCCAGCACCAGACTTTCCTCTACAATTGTCGATCGAGGACACTTATCCCTATCCGAGCTTGCGGGGGCCGACCATTCATGCCGAGATTGGTCGTCTGTCCCTGTCTCTACTTCGGAGACTCGAGCTGGAGCTCACCACTCGGGACAGCACGTTACAGGAGCAGCCAAAACCTCTCAGCCAAGAGACGACTATCAAGAATGAAGTTGTGACGATCCGGGACTACCAAGAACAGCCTCCCGCAGCTGCGGCCGTGAAAGCCGGTTGGTTGCGGTATCCATTGAAGGTGCGGCTGAGTGTGCGACAGGGATGGAATAACCGGGTGTCGAAACAGACCAAGATGCCGGTCGAGATTTTCGAACTGGATCAGCCGACAGAGATTAGGGCAGCCGCAATAGAAAAGGCATGCCGAGGGCTTTTACGAGCGTTGATCGGGGGCGACAATGTGATCGGGGAAGGGATGAATCTGATCAACATCGCTGCGTTGGAGCTGAGCGAGAAGAGACCACAGAGAGCGCTTGGGAGCTTCTTTGCGTCGGCACCGACCTCAGCCGAGGGTAAGTCTGGCCGGAAACGGATGAACGGAAGAGCAGATATTGATGAAGCCATCTTGGCCAGCTTGCCTCGCGAGCTGAGAGACGAGATTGCCAAGGAGTacggcatcgagctcgcaTTGACAACTCGACCTGTCGCCGATGAAGCCATCGGTGATAGTACAGGAAGCGCGACAGACCAAGCCATGGGGAAAGCTTTCTTGACTGCCGGTTTGATTTGTTCGATTTGTGGAGAAGCGATGGAAATCTGGATGCAGCATGATCACGAACAGTATCCACTGTCGGGGCTTCCTGCCCAAGCTTTGCCGTCATGCTCTCCAGAATCTTTTGTTTCAGGGTCAGAAGCTGTAGCAGGCACCGACACGGACGAGCAAGTCTTAGAGGAGCTGTTTGAGCCCGACTCCGACTTGGTTCAATGCGAGCGGTGCGACGATTGGCTGAAACCGTTCATGGTTGTGGCGCATCGCCGCTTCCACGAGTTGCAGCACAACTCTTAG
- a CDS encoding putative cytochrome b5: MSESENKSDSKKITMEQLKEHGSHDDLWLLIDGKVYDVSKFLDEHPGGDEVLVTEAGKDATEAFEDVGHSEDARALLGPMFVGELEGGTQKVKTTSGAVTNENNSNANSHPIFMFIPLACLVAYLSYKYVYVS; encoded by the exons ATGTCCGAATCCGAGAACAAGTCCGATTCCAAGAAGATCACCatggagcagctcaaggagcACGGCTCTCATGATGATCTCTGGCTCCTCATCGACGGCAAGGTGTATGACGTTAGCAAGTTCTTGGACGAGCACCCCGGTGGTGACGAGGTTCTGGTCACCGAGGCTGGCAAGGACGCTACCGAAGCTTTCGAGGACGTTGGACACTCTGAGGATGCTCGTGCACTCCTCGGGCCCATGTTCGTGGGCGAGCTTGAGGGCGGC ACCCAGAAGGTCAAGACCACTAGCGGCGCCGTGACCAACGAGAACAACTCGAATGCCAACAGCCA CCCCATTTTCATGTTCATCCCCCTTGCATGCCTTGTTGCTTATCTTTCCTACAAGTACGTCTACGTCTCCTag